In Chitinophaga nivalis, a single genomic region encodes these proteins:
- a CDS encoding SusC/RagA family TonB-linked outer membrane protein produces the protein MCKKWLLLALMGFLCLQVWAQERKISGTVKDEKGGALPGVSVKEAGTNNGAATTPDGKFTLTLKGTSYKLSVSFIGYETQTIAITDRDNYQISMKADAKSLKDVVVIGYQEVKRKTVTAAVASVKGKEIENLPSPSFDQLLQGRAAGLNVQNFTGEPGVRGSFVIRGNTSISRSADNARALSSPLFVIDGIPVSMDDAAAFDNTGTNYIAGLNPNDIESIDILKDASAAAIYGSRGANGVVIIKTRRGKPGKPQVNFSTYAGMVKKPKFEKVFGGAEERRFKMDYLQQHLHPELLGKVLPMILTDSLNPAFNGAVDWQDLFYRNGTLQNYDLSVSGASDLMNYRISGNYYNEDGSIKGTGFKRYTISAAMGVKMSSRLSVDALFRLSRGDRSRGRGQFPGEDAIPLQNGQYLSSLLNITDIDRKNFTGDLSSGRDKNINDDITASLTVNYDINSKLRFSSVGSIQSSVNSRDIFRPGALNIAGLSYAQSNKSRYENLNLDNTLNYTTNIFNKEHHLNVLLGNTINNVKNEYTGIGSGALGNDNVKVVQGYNVNYLLREDVYGNLVSGSNYSSAGMLSFFSRINYDYKERYLLSFAYRADASSRFGRNSRWGYFPSVSVGWNVSDEPFMEPVKKWMDMLKFRGSYGVTGSLPGGFYLPYNTYSINQGTYGGSTGGTYNGVNAVTPNFADGVAQDGLTWEQSIQSNIGFDASFFNGRLNATVDAYNRGKSKTLFDLLLPATSGYDKVNTNAVGLRNTGIEFTIQGRIFAPNKPFQWNSRLILSFNRNQITELPNGNRDLVVSNDNLGITYILTKGRPINEFYMIKSNGVYGSDQDIPFNPYTGEKLTYWNGNHTVQPGDFIWVDQNGDFDVWDWNDKVRGGNPNPSVTGGFTNTFSYKGVSLEVFVTFLLGRDIYNKYMSDRLKGLRNDFGSIAGIDPSKVDTWRKPGDQNKYSELIPYAPGYYYQFLPFSTAFVESGNYARIKYLNLSYTFNRKFLDKIKLRNLQIYGVMDNVAMFQQTSVPDAEAVDERGTYTGGGYPIPKKFTLGVNVGF, from the coding sequence ATGTGTAAAAAGTGGCTATTATTAGCACTCATGGGATTCCTATGCCTGCAGGTATGGGCTCAGGAGCGAAAAATTTCCGGTACCGTTAAAGACGAAAAAGGAGGCGCATTACCGGGCGTATCTGTGAAGGAAGCAGGTACCAATAACGGTGCAGCAACCACTCCTGACGGAAAATTTACCCTTACCTTAAAAGGAACTTCCTATAAACTGTCTGTTTCTTTCATCGGCTATGAAACGCAGACCATTGCAATTACCGATAGAGATAATTACCAGATATCGATGAAGGCAGATGCCAAAAGCCTGAAAGATGTGGTCGTTATCGGTTATCAGGAAGTAAAGCGCAAAACCGTTACGGCGGCCGTTGCCAGCGTAAAGGGTAAAGAAATTGAAAACCTGCCTTCCCCTAGCTTCGATCAGTTGCTGCAAGGACGTGCAGCCGGATTGAACGTACAGAACTTCACCGGCGAACCGGGTGTACGCGGGTCTTTTGTGATCAGGGGAAATACTTCCATCAGCCGGTCGGCAGACAATGCCCGCGCCCTCAGCTCTCCGCTGTTTGTGATAGATGGTATTCCTGTTTCCATGGATGATGCAGCGGCATTTGATAATACCGGAACCAACTACATCGCCGGTCTGAATCCCAACGATATTGAATCCATCGACATCCTGAAAGATGCTTCGGCAGCAGCCATCTATGGTTCCCGCGGCGCAAACGGCGTAGTGATCATCAAAACCAGAAGAGGTAAGCCCGGTAAGCCGCAGGTGAACTTCTCCACCTATGCCGGGATGGTAAAGAAACCCAAGTTTGAAAAAGTATTTGGTGGCGCAGAAGAAAGAAGATTCAAAATGGATTACCTGCAGCAACACCTGCACCCGGAACTGCTGGGTAAAGTGCTGCCCATGATCCTGACAGACAGCCTGAATCCGGCATTCAACGGGGCGGTAGACTGGCAGGACCTCTTCTACAGAAACGGTACGCTGCAAAACTATGACCTGTCTGTTTCCGGCGCCAGTGACCTCATGAACTACCGGATCAGCGGTAACTATTATAACGAAGATGGTAGCATTAAAGGCACCGGTTTTAAACGTTATACCATTTCTGCTGCCATGGGGGTAAAGATGTCATCCCGGTTAAGCGTGGATGCCCTCTTCCGTTTGAGCCGTGGCGACAGATCCCGTGGCCGTGGCCAGTTTCCCGGTGAAGATGCGATTCCGTTGCAAAACGGACAATACCTTTCTTCTCTCCTGAACATCACAGATATTGACCGGAAGAATTTTACCGGTGACCTGAGCAGTGGCCGCGATAAAAACATCAACGATGATATCACGGCCAGCCTCACAGTTAACTATGATATCAACAGTAAGCTGCGTTTTTCGTCGGTAGGTTCCATTCAGTCGAGCGTCAATTCCCGTGATATCTTCCGGCCGGGCGCCTTGAACATTGCGGGACTGTCGTATGCACAGAGCAATAAATCCCGTTACGAAAACCTGAACCTGGATAACACCCTGAACTATACCACTAACATCTTTAACAAGGAACACCACCTGAACGTGTTGCTGGGTAACACCATCAACAACGTGAAAAATGAATACACCGGTATTGGCAGCGGCGCACTCGGCAACGACAACGTGAAAGTAGTACAGGGATATAATGTGAATTACCTGTTGCGCGAAGATGTTTATGGTAACCTGGTTTCCGGTTCCAATTATTCTTCCGCAGGTATGTTGTCTTTCTTCAGCCGTATTAACTACGATTATAAAGAAAGATACCTGTTGTCATTTGCCTATCGTGCAGATGCCTCTTCCCGTTTTGGCCGTAACAGCCGCTGGGGCTACTTCCCCTCTGTATCCGTGGGTTGGAACGTGAGCGATGAACCATTTATGGAACCCGTGAAAAAATGGATGGACATGCTGAAATTCCGTGGTAGCTATGGTGTTACAGGTAGCCTGCCCGGTGGTTTTTATCTGCCTTACAATACCTACAGCATCAACCAGGGTACCTATGGTGGTTCTACCGGCGGTACCTACAATGGGGTGAATGCGGTGACGCCTAACTTCGCAGATGGGGTGGCGCAGGATGGATTAACCTGGGAACAATCCATTCAATCCAATATCGGTTTTGATGCGAGCTTCTTCAACGGCCGCTTAAACGCTACCGTAGATGCCTATAACCGTGGTAAATCCAAAACCCTGTTCGACCTGTTGTTACCAGCTACCAGTGGTTATGATAAAGTAAATACCAATGCGGTGGGGCTGCGTAATACCGGTATCGAGTTTACGATCCAGGGCCGCATCTTTGCGCCCAACAAACCATTCCAGTGGAATTCCCGCCTGATCCTTTCATTCAACAGAAACCAGATTACCGAGTTGCCCAATGGTAACCGCGACCTGGTAGTGTCCAACGATAATCTGGGCATTACCTATATCCTGACCAAAGGCCGCCCGATCAATGAGTTCTACATGATCAAGAGCAATGGCGTATATGGCAGTGATCAGGATATTCCTTTCAACCCTTACACCGGTGAGAAGCTAACTTATTGGAACGGCAACCATACGGTACAACCAGGCGATTTTATCTGGGTAGATCAGAATGGTGATTTTGATGTGTGGGATTGGAATGATAAAGTACGGGGCGGTAATCCCAACCCCAGTGTTACCGGTGGTTTCACCAATACTTTCTCCTATAAGGGTGTCAGCCTGGAAGTATTCGTTACGTTCCTGCTGGGCCGCGATATCTACAATAAATACATGTCAGACCGGTTAAAAGGATTAAGAAACGACTTTGGCTCCATTGCAGGTATAGATCCTTCGAAAGTAGATACCTGGCGTAAACCGGGCGATCAGAACAAGTATTCCGAACTGATTCCTTATGCACCGGGTTACTACTACCAGTTCCTGCCCTTCTCTACAGCGTTTGTAGAAAGCGGCAACTATGCCCGTATCAAATACCTGAACCTGTCTTACACCTTCAATCGCAAATTCCTCGACAAAATCAAACTGCGCAACCTGCAGATATATGGTGTAATGGATAACGTAGCCATGTTCCAGCAGACCAGTGTACCAGATGCGGAAGCCGTAGATGAAAGAGGTACGTATACCGGTGGTGGTTATCCGATACCTAAGAAATTTACCCTGGGTGTGAATGTTGGTTTTTAA
- a CDS encoding RagB/SusD family nutrient uptake outer membrane protein, producing the protein MNRLKNIFTVVAAGLLLSPFVACKKLLDQEPINSPYNNVFWKNQRDAEQGVAGGYALLRRALTTNNEYDMNLSHFAYGTLPAFEFDDYRQYDLGFLVKSNGELSTANFIGSYLDAYHDWSPYFKVVTQANLILHYLPGIPNEQFTESPARTRNRLLGEAYFLRAYSYFYMVRLWGDVPLVTKFDGDPAQAQNVPRTNEKVVLDNCVEDLKKAISLLPWEYKNGMERAVRANRGAAFGLLAHVYMWKNFLNKGTVATDRTNAIAAVDSLEKSGQYQLLPAASYPKIFRGKTAEGIFELNMQVADGEQQVQKGFYYSIMKTPFIQNKTSKPDVLNKALVDRLYEEDDLRLQYYFSGLKAAEPEKIVICKFSGPNRENIYYKNPGNFSDAAVDANLILMRYADLLLLRAEAYADQGNIGAALKDVNAVRIRAGASPSDGNGDIRYEVFAERTRELYAEGQRWYDLVRTGYLATEENNKFGQSRYNAEGWKWPVSRKLFLNNTVITQNKFWLGKVK; encoded by the coding sequence ATGAATCGTCTTAAAAATATTTTCACAGTAGTAGCGGCCGGATTGCTGTTGTCACCGTTTGTAGCCTGTAAGAAATTACTGGACCAGGAGCCGATCAACTCTCCCTACAATAATGTTTTCTGGAAAAACCAGCGGGATGCAGAGCAGGGAGTAGCCGGTGGTTACGCCTTGTTACGCCGGGCGCTGACTACGAATAATGAATATGATATGAACCTGTCTCATTTCGCCTATGGTACTTTACCGGCGTTTGAGTTTGATGATTATCGTCAATATGATTTGGGCTTCCTGGTGAAAAGCAACGGAGAGCTGTCTACGGCAAATTTTATCGGCAGTTACCTGGATGCTTATCACGACTGGTCGCCTTATTTTAAGGTAGTGACCCAGGCGAATCTCATCCTGCACTATCTGCCGGGTATTCCGAACGAACAGTTCACGGAGTCGCCCGCCCGTACCCGTAACCGTTTGCTGGGAGAGGCTTATTTCCTGCGCGCCTACAGCTACTTCTATATGGTACGTTTATGGGGCGATGTACCCCTGGTGACGAAGTTTGACGGTGATCCGGCGCAAGCACAGAATGTACCGCGTACCAACGAAAAAGTAGTGCTGGATAACTGTGTGGAAGACCTGAAAAAAGCTATTTCCCTGTTGCCATGGGAATATAAAAATGGGATGGAACGGGCGGTAAGAGCCAACAGAGGTGCAGCCTTCGGCTTACTGGCGCATGTGTATATGTGGAAAAACTTCCTGAACAAAGGCACGGTAGCAACGGATCGGACCAATGCCATTGCAGCGGTAGACTCCCTTGAGAAAAGTGGCCAGTATCAGTTGTTGCCGGCGGCATCCTACCCTAAAATATTCCGCGGTAAAACGGCGGAAGGCATTTTTGAACTGAATATGCAGGTAGCTGACGGAGAGCAACAGGTACAAAAAGGCTTCTACTATTCTATCATGAAAACGCCTTTCATCCAGAATAAAACCAGCAAACCGGATGTGCTCAACAAAGCACTGGTAGACCGTTTGTATGAAGAAGACGACCTGCGGCTGCAATACTATTTCTCCGGCCTGAAAGCAGCCGAACCGGAAAAAATAGTGATCTGTAAATTTTCCGGTCCTAACCGTGAAAATATTTACTATAAAAATCCGGGTAATTTTTCTGATGCGGCGGTAGATGCCAACCTGATACTGATGCGTTATGCGGATCTGCTGCTGCTGCGTGCAGAAGCCTATGCCGATCAGGGCAACATTGGTGCGGCATTGAAAGATGTGAATGCGGTAAGAATCCGCGCAGGCGCTTCGCCATCTGATGGGAACGGAGATATCCGGTATGAAGTATTTGCAGAACGTACCCGCGAATTATATGCAGAAGGACAACGCTGGTATGACCTGGTACGTACGGGTTATCTGGCTACGGAAGAGAACAACAAGTTCGGACAAAGCCGTTATAATGCCGAAGGCTGGAAGTGGCCGGTATCCAGGAAATTATTCCTGAATAACACAGTCATCACACAAAACAAATTCTGGTTGGGTAAAGTGAAATAA
- a CDS encoding fasciclin domain-containing protein has product MNKLTISILKYGWAALLLAILATACKKDDHFMGGSITNERTDLTTYDYLKTNPLFDTLILLINKAGLKDQINSNITFFAPTDFAIRELVKRRTTELQKEKKDENIYYTLDSFPVNELRDSLLAYTFKGAIVRDDLSLDAQVYKNQKGEDFGIRLRQSTDYSKVFSKPVRYLSITKLINGLDPEPRPEDYPDKDKDKESMLQTSGIITRTGVLHVIENTHVFYWR; this is encoded by the coding sequence ATGAACAAACTTACAATATCAATCTTGAAATATGGATGGGCAGCGTTGTTGCTGGCTATATTGGCTACTGCCTGCAAAAAAGATGATCATTTCATGGGCGGCAGTATTACCAACGAGCGTACTGACCTGACCACCTACGATTACCTGAAAACAAACCCGCTGTTTGATACCCTGATACTGCTGATCAACAAAGCAGGGCTGAAGGACCAGATCAACAGCAACATCACTTTTTTTGCACCTACAGATTTTGCGATCCGTGAATTGGTGAAACGCAGGACCACCGAATTACAGAAAGAAAAGAAGGATGAAAATATCTACTACACATTGGACAGTTTTCCGGTAAATGAACTGCGGGACTCCCTGCTGGCCTATACCTTTAAAGGTGCTATCGTGCGGGATGACCTGTCGCTGGATGCACAGGTATATAAAAATCAAAAGGGGGAAGACTTTGGTATCCGCCTGAGACAATCAACGGATTATAGTAAGGTTTTTTCCAAACCGGTACGTTATCTCTCCATTACAAAACTGATCAATGGCCTGGATCCGGAGCCACGTCCTGAGGACTATCCGGATAAAGACAAAGACAAGGAATCCATGTTACAGACTTCGGGTATTATCACCCGAACCGGTGTGCTGCATGTCATTGAGAACACACACGTTTTTTATTGGAGATAA